A DNA window from Leopardus geoffroyi isolate Oge1 chromosome A1, O.geoffroyi_Oge1_pat1.0, whole genome shotgun sequence contains the following coding sequences:
- the MGAT4B gene encoding alpha-1,3-mannosyl-glycoprotein 4-beta-N-acetylglucosaminyltransferase B isoform X2: protein MRLRNGTFLTLLLFCLCAFLSLSWYAALSGQKGDVVDVYQREFLALRDRLHAAEQESLKRSKELNLVLDEIKRAVSERQALREGEGNRTWGRLTEDPRLKPWNVSHKHVLHLPTVFHHLPHLLAKESSLQPAVRVGQGRTGVSVVMGIPSVRREVHSYLTDTLHSLISELSPQEKEDSVIVVLIAETDPQYTSVVTENIKALFPTEIHSGLLEVISPSPHFYPDFSRLRESFGDPKERVRWRTKQNLDYCFLMMYAQSKGIYYVQLEDDIVAKPNYLSTMKNFALQQPSEDWMILEFSQLGFIGKMFKSLDLSLIVEFILMFYRDKPIDWLLDHILWVKVCNPEKDAKHCDRQKANLRIRFKPSLFQHDKDFGKQALRKEHVNPPAEVSTSLKTYQHFTLEKAYLREDFFWAFTPAAGDFIRFRFFQPLRLERFFFRSGNIEHPEDKLFNTSVEVLPFDNPQSDKEALQEGRSATLRYPRSPDGYLQIGSFYKGVAEGEVDPAFGPLEALRLSIQTDSPVWVILSEIFLKKAD, encoded by the exons ATGAGGCTCCGCAATGGCACCTTCCTGACGCTGCTGCTCTTCTGCCTGTGCGCCTTCCTCTCGCTCTCCTGGTACGCGGCGCTCAGCGGCCAGAAAG GGGATGTGGTGGACGTGTACCAGCGGGAGTTCCTGGCGCTGCGTGACCGGCTGCACGCGGCTGAGCAGGAGAGCCTCAAGCGCTCTAAGGAGCTCAACCTGGTGCTGGACGAGATCAAGAGGGCTGTGTCGGAGAGGCAGGCGctgcgagagggggagggcaaTCGCACCTGGGGCCGCCTGACTG AGGATCCACGACTGAAGCCGTGGAACGTCTCGCACAAGCACGTGCTGCACCTGCCCACCGTCTTCCATCACCTGCCGCACCTGCTGGCCAAGGAAAGCAGCCTGCAACCTGCCGTGCGCGTGGGCCAGGGCCGTACTGGAG TGTCGGTAGTGATGGGCATCCCCAGCGTGCGGCGGGAGGTGCACTCGTACCTGACAGACACGCTGCACTCGCTCATCTCGGAGCTGAGCCCGCAGGAGAAGGAGGACTCGGTCATCGTGGTGCTGATCGCCGAG ACTGACCCACAGTACACCTCGGTGGTGACAGAGAACATCAAAGCCTT gTTTCCCACGGAGATCCATTCTGGGCTCCTGGAGGtcatctccccttccccccacttctaCCCTGACTTCTCCCGCCTCCGAGAGTCCTTTGGGGACCCCAAGGAGAGAGTCAG GTGGAGGACCAAACAGAACCTCGATTACTGCTTCCTCATGATGTATGCGCAGTCCAAAGGCATCTACTACGTGCAG CTGGAGGATGACATTGTCGCCAAGCCAAACTACCTGAGCACCATGAAGAACTTCGCCCTGCAACAGCCTTCTGAGGACTGGATGATCCTGGAGTTCTCCCAGCTGGGCTTCATTG GGAAGATGTTCAAGTCGCTGGACTTGAGCCTGATTGTGGAGTTCATCCTCATGTTCTACCGGGACAAGCCCATTGACTGGCTCCTGGATCACATCTTGTGGGTGAAGGTCTGCAACCCCGAGAAGGATGCG aaGCACTGTGACCGGCAGAAGGCCAACCTTCGGATCCGCTTCAAGCCATCCCTCTTCCAGCAT GACAAGGACTTTGGGAAGCAGGCGCTGAGGAAGGAGCATGTGAACCCACCGGCCGAGGTGAGCACAAGCCTCAAGACATACCAGCACTTCACCCTGGAGAAGGCCTACCTGCGCGAGGATTTCTTCTGGGCCTTCACACCTGCTGCAGGGGACTTCATCCGCTTCCGCTTCTTCCAGCCGCTGCGTCTTGAGCG GTTCTTCTTCCGCAGCGGGAACATTGAGCACCCAGAGGACAAGCTCTTCAACACATCCGTGGAGGTGCTGCCATTTGAT AACCCCCAGTCAGACAAGGAGGCCCTTCAGGAGGGCCGCTCAGCCACTCTGAGGTACCCTCGGAGCCCTGATGGCTACCTCCAGATAG GCTCCTTCTACAAGGGTGTGGCAGAAGGTGAGGTGGACCCAGCCTTTGGCCCCCTGGAAGCACTGCGCCTCTCCATCCAGACAGACTCTCCAGTGTGGGTCATTCTGAGCGAG ATCTTCCTGAAAAAGGCCGACTAA
- the LTC4S gene encoding leukotriene C4 synthase, which yields MKDDLALLATVTLLGVLLQAYFSLQVISARRAFRVSPPLTTGPPEFERVYRAQVNCSEYFPLFLATLWVAGIFFHEGAAALCGLVYLFARLRYFQGYARSPQQRLAPLYMSASALWLLVALAALGLLVHFLPAALRASLLGPFRTLLPRV from the exons ATGAAGGACGACCTGGCTCTTCTGGCCACTGTCACCCTCCTGGGAGTCCTGCTGCAAG CCTACTTCTCCCTGCAGGTGATCTCTGCACGCAGAGCCTTCCGCGTGTCACCGCCGCTCACCACCGGCCCGCCTGAGTTCGAGCGTGTCTACCGAGCCCA aGTGAACTGCAGCGAGTACTTCCCGCTGTTCCTCGCCACGCTCTGGGTCGCTGGAATCTTCTTTCACGAAG GTGCGGCGGCCCTGTGCGGTTTGGTCTACCTTTTCGCGCGTCTCCGCTACTTTCAGGGCTACGCGCGCTCGCCGCAGCAAAG GCTGGCTCCCCTGTACATGAGCGCGAGCGCGCTCTGGCTGCTGGTAGCGCTGGCGGCGCTCGGCCTGCTAGTCCACTTTCTCCCGGCCGCGCTGCGCGCCTCGCTCCTTGGACCGTTCCGGACGCTGCTGCCCAGGGTTTGA
- the MGAT4B gene encoding alpha-1,3-mannosyl-glycoprotein 4-beta-N-acetylglucosaminyltransferase B isoform X3: MRLRNGTFLTLLLFCLCAFLSLSWYAALSGQKGDVVDVYQREFLALRDRLHAAEQESLKRSKELNLVLDEIKRAVSERQALREGEGNRTWGRLTEDPRLKPWNVSHKHVLHLPTVFHHLPHLLAKESSLQPAVRVGQGRTGVSVVMGIPSVRREVHSYLTDTLHSLISELSPQEKEDSVIVVLIAETDPQYTSVVTENIKALWRTKQNLDYCFLMMYAQSKGIYYVQLEDDIVAKPNYLSTMKNFALQQPSEDWMILEFSQLGFIGKMFKSLDLSLIVEFILMFYRDKPIDWLLDHILWVKVCNPEKDAKHCDRQKANLRIRFKPSLFQHVGTHSSLAGKIQKLKDKDFGKQALRKEHVNPPAEVSTSLKTYQHFTLEKAYLREDFFWAFTPAAGDFIRFRFFQPLRLERFFFRSGNIEHPEDKLFNTSVEVLPFDNPQSDKEALQEGRSATLRYPRSPDGYLQIGSFYKGVAEGEVDPAFGPLEALRLSIQTDSPVWVILSEIFLKKAD; the protein is encoded by the exons ATGAGGCTCCGCAATGGCACCTTCCTGACGCTGCTGCTCTTCTGCCTGTGCGCCTTCCTCTCGCTCTCCTGGTACGCGGCGCTCAGCGGCCAGAAAG GGGATGTGGTGGACGTGTACCAGCGGGAGTTCCTGGCGCTGCGTGACCGGCTGCACGCGGCTGAGCAGGAGAGCCTCAAGCGCTCTAAGGAGCTCAACCTGGTGCTGGACGAGATCAAGAGGGCTGTGTCGGAGAGGCAGGCGctgcgagagggggagggcaaTCGCACCTGGGGCCGCCTGACTG AGGATCCACGACTGAAGCCGTGGAACGTCTCGCACAAGCACGTGCTGCACCTGCCCACCGTCTTCCATCACCTGCCGCACCTGCTGGCCAAGGAAAGCAGCCTGCAACCTGCCGTGCGCGTGGGCCAGGGCCGTACTGGAG TGTCGGTAGTGATGGGCATCCCCAGCGTGCGGCGGGAGGTGCACTCGTACCTGACAGACACGCTGCACTCGCTCATCTCGGAGCTGAGCCCGCAGGAGAAGGAGGACTCGGTCATCGTGGTGCTGATCGCCGAG ACTGACCCACAGTACACCTCGGTGGTGACAGAGAACATCAAAGCCTT GTGGAGGACCAAACAGAACCTCGATTACTGCTTCCTCATGATGTATGCGCAGTCCAAAGGCATCTACTACGTGCAG CTGGAGGATGACATTGTCGCCAAGCCAAACTACCTGAGCACCATGAAGAACTTCGCCCTGCAACAGCCTTCTGAGGACTGGATGATCCTGGAGTTCTCCCAGCTGGGCTTCATTG GGAAGATGTTCAAGTCGCTGGACTTGAGCCTGATTGTGGAGTTCATCCTCATGTTCTACCGGGACAAGCCCATTGACTGGCTCCTGGATCACATCTTGTGGGTGAAGGTCTGCAACCCCGAGAAGGATGCG aaGCACTGTGACCGGCAGAAGGCCAACCTTCGGATCCGCTTCAAGCCATCCCTCTTCCAGCATGTAGGCACTCACTCCTCACTGGCGGGCAAGATCCAGAAACTGAAG GACAAGGACTTTGGGAAGCAGGCGCTGAGGAAGGAGCATGTGAACCCACCGGCCGAGGTGAGCACAAGCCTCAAGACATACCAGCACTTCACCCTGGAGAAGGCCTACCTGCGCGAGGATTTCTTCTGGGCCTTCACACCTGCTGCAGGGGACTTCATCCGCTTCCGCTTCTTCCAGCCGCTGCGTCTTGAGCG GTTCTTCTTCCGCAGCGGGAACATTGAGCACCCAGAGGACAAGCTCTTCAACACATCCGTGGAGGTGCTGCCATTTGAT AACCCCCAGTCAGACAAGGAGGCCCTTCAGGAGGGCCGCTCAGCCACTCTGAGGTACCCTCGGAGCCCTGATGGCTACCTCCAGATAG GCTCCTTCTACAAGGGTGTGGCAGAAGGTGAGGTGGACCCAGCCTTTGGCCCCCTGGAAGCACTGCGCCTCTCCATCCAGACAGACTCTCCAGTGTGGGTCATTCTGAGCGAG ATCTTCCTGAAAAAGGCCGACTAA
- the MGAT4B gene encoding alpha-1,3-mannosyl-glycoprotein 4-beta-N-acetylglucosaminyltransferase B isoform X1, protein MRLRNGTFLTLLLFCLCAFLSLSWYAALSGQKGDVVDVYQREFLALRDRLHAAEQESLKRSKELNLVLDEIKRAVSERQALREGEGNRTWGRLTEDPRLKPWNVSHKHVLHLPTVFHHLPHLLAKESSLQPAVRVGQGRTGVSVVMGIPSVRREVHSYLTDTLHSLISELSPQEKEDSVIVVLIAETDPQYTSVVTENIKALFPTEIHSGLLEVISPSPHFYPDFSRLRESFGDPKERVRWRTKQNLDYCFLMMYAQSKGIYYVQLEDDIVAKPNYLSTMKNFALQQPSEDWMILEFSQLGFIGKMFKSLDLSLIVEFILMFYRDKPIDWLLDHILWVKVCNPEKDAKHCDRQKANLRIRFKPSLFQHVGTHSSLAGKIQKLKDKDFGKQALRKEHVNPPAEVSTSLKTYQHFTLEKAYLREDFFWAFTPAAGDFIRFRFFQPLRLERFFFRSGNIEHPEDKLFNTSVEVLPFDNPQSDKEALQEGRSATLRYPRSPDGYLQIGSFYKGVAEGEVDPAFGPLEALRLSIQTDSPVWVILSEIFLKKAD, encoded by the exons ATGAGGCTCCGCAATGGCACCTTCCTGACGCTGCTGCTCTTCTGCCTGTGCGCCTTCCTCTCGCTCTCCTGGTACGCGGCGCTCAGCGGCCAGAAAG GGGATGTGGTGGACGTGTACCAGCGGGAGTTCCTGGCGCTGCGTGACCGGCTGCACGCGGCTGAGCAGGAGAGCCTCAAGCGCTCTAAGGAGCTCAACCTGGTGCTGGACGAGATCAAGAGGGCTGTGTCGGAGAGGCAGGCGctgcgagagggggagggcaaTCGCACCTGGGGCCGCCTGACTG AGGATCCACGACTGAAGCCGTGGAACGTCTCGCACAAGCACGTGCTGCACCTGCCCACCGTCTTCCATCACCTGCCGCACCTGCTGGCCAAGGAAAGCAGCCTGCAACCTGCCGTGCGCGTGGGCCAGGGCCGTACTGGAG TGTCGGTAGTGATGGGCATCCCCAGCGTGCGGCGGGAGGTGCACTCGTACCTGACAGACACGCTGCACTCGCTCATCTCGGAGCTGAGCCCGCAGGAGAAGGAGGACTCGGTCATCGTGGTGCTGATCGCCGAG ACTGACCCACAGTACACCTCGGTGGTGACAGAGAACATCAAAGCCTT gTTTCCCACGGAGATCCATTCTGGGCTCCTGGAGGtcatctccccttccccccacttctaCCCTGACTTCTCCCGCCTCCGAGAGTCCTTTGGGGACCCCAAGGAGAGAGTCAG GTGGAGGACCAAACAGAACCTCGATTACTGCTTCCTCATGATGTATGCGCAGTCCAAAGGCATCTACTACGTGCAG CTGGAGGATGACATTGTCGCCAAGCCAAACTACCTGAGCACCATGAAGAACTTCGCCCTGCAACAGCCTTCTGAGGACTGGATGATCCTGGAGTTCTCCCAGCTGGGCTTCATTG GGAAGATGTTCAAGTCGCTGGACTTGAGCCTGATTGTGGAGTTCATCCTCATGTTCTACCGGGACAAGCCCATTGACTGGCTCCTGGATCACATCTTGTGGGTGAAGGTCTGCAACCCCGAGAAGGATGCG aaGCACTGTGACCGGCAGAAGGCCAACCTTCGGATCCGCTTCAAGCCATCCCTCTTCCAGCATGTAGGCACTCACTCCTCACTGGCGGGCAAGATCCAGAAACTGAAG GACAAGGACTTTGGGAAGCAGGCGCTGAGGAAGGAGCATGTGAACCCACCGGCCGAGGTGAGCACAAGCCTCAAGACATACCAGCACTTCACCCTGGAGAAGGCCTACCTGCGCGAGGATTTCTTCTGGGCCTTCACACCTGCTGCAGGGGACTTCATCCGCTTCCGCTTCTTCCAGCCGCTGCGTCTTGAGCG GTTCTTCTTCCGCAGCGGGAACATTGAGCACCCAGAGGACAAGCTCTTCAACACATCCGTGGAGGTGCTGCCATTTGAT AACCCCCAGTCAGACAAGGAGGCCCTTCAGGAGGGCCGCTCAGCCACTCTGAGGTACCCTCGGAGCCCTGATGGCTACCTCCAGATAG GCTCCTTCTACAAGGGTGTGGCAGAAGGTGAGGTGGACCCAGCCTTTGGCCCCCTGGAAGCACTGCGCCTCTCCATCCAGACAGACTCTCCAGTGTGGGTCATTCTGAGCGAG ATCTTCCTGAAAAAGGCCGACTAA